A stretch of Acidimicrobiales bacterium DNA encodes these proteins:
- a CDS encoding GNAT family N-acetyltransferase yields MEVDAATAGPGDVADIGALAEAAAEELTPHRGGEMWRRREARPGPHAEAIASMLDDPARHAVIAGRIDGVVVGYAIASVEPLHDGETVADLTDLYVLPEGRGVGVGEAMMIAVTEWAGSVGCIGIDSIALPGDRETKNFFESFGLVARALRVHRSIS; encoded by the coding sequence ATGGAGGTCGACGCGGCGACCGCGGGTCCCGGCGACGTCGCGGACATCGGCGCCCTCGCGGAGGCTGCTGCCGAGGAGCTCACACCCCACCGCGGGGGTGAGATGTGGCGACGCCGGGAAGCCCGTCCCGGTCCCCACGCCGAAGCGATCGCGTCGATGTTGGACGATCCGGCCCGCCACGCCGTCATCGCCGGCCGCATCGACGGCGTGGTGGTCGGCTACGCGATCGCCTCCGTGGAACCTCTGCACGACGGGGAGACCGTCGCGGATCTCACCGATCTCTACGTGCTGCCCGAGGGCAGGGGAGTGGGCGTGGGTGAGGCGATGATGATCGCGGTGACCGAATGGGCCGGGTCGGTCGGCTGCATCGGGATCGATTCGATCGCGCTCCCGGGTGATCGCGAGACGAAGAACTTCTTCGAATCGTTCGGTCTGGTGGCGCGTGCGCTACGCGTCCACCGATCGATCTCCTAA
- a CDS encoding crotonase/enoyl-CoA hydratase family protein: MITFDVEGNVAIISLDRVEARNAINGEMAEAIEGAIDRLEADDDLWVGILTHNGPVFCAGADLKEIAAGRGGSLGTKRGGFGGIVLRERTKPLIAAVDGHAVAGGTEIALACDLRVASDASRFGIPEVKRSLVAAAGGLVRLPRVLPPAIAMELAVTGDELDAERAFHFGLINRLCEPGEAVTAAKELAAQICANAPLAVRASRQLILDAPGQTDREGMKAAAAAMAELGTTEDFAEGPRAFIEKRDPVWKGR; the protein is encoded by the coding sequence GTGATCACCTTCGACGTCGAAGGCAACGTCGCGATCATCTCGCTCGACCGGGTCGAGGCGCGCAATGCGATCAACGGGGAGATGGCCGAGGCGATCGAGGGCGCCATCGACCGCCTCGAGGCGGATGACGATCTCTGGGTCGGCATCCTGACCCACAACGGCCCGGTGTTCTGTGCCGGCGCGGATCTCAAGGAGATCGCCGCCGGGCGGGGCGGCTCGCTGGGGACGAAGCGGGGCGGGTTCGGTGGCATCGTCCTACGGGAACGGACCAAGCCGCTGATCGCCGCGGTCGACGGCCATGCCGTCGCCGGCGGCACCGAGATCGCCCTCGCGTGCGACCTGCGGGTGGCCTCCGACGCCTCCCGGTTCGGCATTCCGGAGGTCAAGCGGTCACTCGTCGCCGCGGCCGGCGGCCTCGTCCGGCTGCCGCGGGTGCTCCCACCGGCCATCGCGATGGAGCTGGCCGTCACCGGCGACGAACTCGACGCCGAGCGCGCCTTTCACTTCGGGCTGATCAACAGACTGTGCGAGCCGGGGGAAGCCGTGACCGCGGCGAAGGAGCTCGCCGCGCAGATCTGCGCGAACGCGCCGCTCGCCGTGCGGGCCAGTCGGCAGCTGATCCTCGATGCGCCGGGTCAGACCGACCGCGAAGGCATGAAGGCCGCGGCGGCGGCGATGGCCGAACTCGGCACCACCGAGGACTTCGCCGAGGGGCCGCGGGCCTTCATCGAGAAGCGGGACCCGGTCTGGAAGGGCCGTTAG